A stretch of Arctopsyche grandis isolate Sample6627 chromosome 9, ASM5162203v2, whole genome shotgun sequence DNA encodes these proteins:
- the LOC143916886 gene encoding armadillo-like helical domain-containing protein 3 isoform X2 — protein MATRKRSGSGSKRQLKEKVVQIYESFFRGEDLTSNNPTFWDELFLLKPKVIQLEAEIQKLNPDQLSNLKDNINLLFSKCVDTLNQEHQLRIVYSLQTLSALASAVYRKMNLESGSDIINTLIGLNAAEVVMQQFLNSCNDFLSGDAPDSLKTHVLKLLLVIVTGKEEVNDNPLLEYFMITSLFEALFKLLSTTAERQVHGHDAVLLLTILVNYKKDDAANPYIVKLSILDDELALNGYGQVITSALGGFCSRYGRERAGNEGNTGSGGGGWLSSLTSMVGGMFLSGDDVNTGKTHQIRANNAVLLALYEAAHLNRNFMTTLAHTQSDRPSAPPSPVNTLSHNQTPPNAADQTEIDIAQPTNLLVTFFQYCSIVMQDTKTEPSINNCKLCFLILTCISEDQYANSIMHDCNLTFKVQLHRLPMRHRKVTPDKEAPSQTLAATLIDLLVEFVMSHMMKRLPMELYLHCIGVVHRLLCYQKRCRVRLDYQWKELWSSMISLLKFVVNNESNLSKKMDIFFLCLQIINIFNIFITYGDTFLPTPASYDQLYYELIRMHQVFDNLYSMALRYSTSDSEYKEKALKLANCLFNIKAIIKHFTPKIESWLASQSLSTPNEDQILEVVRKNYEGLMLKLQDSLDKFERYGERPLHSAFLQAALTQTVRDTRTHVDYAGADIKGLSLLHEGVVSS, from the exons ATGGCAACTAGAAAAAGAAGCGGATCCGGCTCTAAAAGACAACTAAAAGAAAAAGTAGTTCAAATATATGAATCTTTTTTCCGCGGTGAAGATCTGACGTCTAACAATCCGACCTTTTGGGACGAGCTATTTTTACTGAAACCCAAAGTCATACAACTAGAAGCCGAAATACAAAAGTTGAATCCGGATCAGTTGTCGAATTTGAAAGACAATATAAATCTGCTATTTTCAAAATGCGTCGACACACTCAATCAAGAACATCAGCTCAG GATTGTTTACTCGCTTCAAACGCTGAGTGCTCTCGCCAGTGCCGTTTACCGAAAAATGAATTTGGAATCTGGATCGGATATTATTAATACTTTGATAGGATTAAATGCAGCCGAAGTAGTTATGCAACAATTTCTCAATTCTTGCAATGACTTTTTATCCG GTGACGCTCCGGATAGCTTAAAAACGCATGTGTTAAAACTTTTACTGGTCATTGTCACTGGAAAAGAAGAAGTCAACGATAATCCACTTTTAGAATATTTTATGATTACTTCTTTATTCGAAGCTTTATTTAAGTTATTATCGACTACAGCTGAGAGACAGGTTCATG GTCATGATGCTGTTTTGCTTTTGACAATATTAGTCAACTACAAAAAAGACGATGCGGCGAATCCTTACATtgtaaaattatcaattttagaTGACGAATTGGCTTTAAATGG GTACGGTCAAGTGATAACTTCAGCTCTCGGAGGCTTTTGCTCTCGATACGGCCGAGAAAGAGCCGGAAATGAAGGAAATACTGGAAGTGGAGGTGGAGGTTGGCTCAGTTCACTCACGTCCATGGTTGGCGGGATGTTTTTAAGCGGCGACGATGTGAACACTGGCAAGACACATCAAATTAG AGCAAACAATGCTGTATTGTTGGCTTTATATGAAGCGGCACATCTCAACAGAAACTTCATGACTACTTTAGCGCATACGCAAAGCGATCGACCCAGTGCTCCTCCGTCACCAGTCAACACCTTATCACACAATcag ACGCCTCCAAATGCAGCAGATCAAACAGAAATTGACATTGCTCAGCCGACTAATCTCCTCGTCACATTCTTCCAGTATTG TTCAATTGTGATGCAAGATACGAAAACCGAACCCAgcataaataattgtaaattgtgttttttaatattgactTGCATTTCCGAAGACCAATATGCAAATTCAATTATGCACGACTGTAATCTTACTTTTaag gtaCAATTGCATAGATTGCCGATGAGGCACCGAAAAGTCACACCAGATAAAGAAGCTCCATCGCAGACATTAGCAGCCACGTTAATCG atcTTCTTGTGGAGTTTGTGATGTCGCACATGATGAAGCGTTTGCCGATGGAGCTTTATTTGCATTGCATCGGTGTCGTTCATAGGTTACTTTGCTACCAGAAGAGGTGCCGAGTAAGATTAGACTACCAATGGAAAGAGTTGTGGTCGTCTATGATATCACTTTTGAAGTTTGTAGTGAATAACGAATCGAATCTGTCTAAAAAGATGGACATATTTTTCTTGTGCttacaaataattaatatttttaatatatttataacttaCGGCGATACATTTTTACCGACGCCGGCCAGCTACGATCAGCTCTATTATGAATTGATACGGATGCATCAAGTGTtcgataatttatattcaatgg cttTGCGATATTCTACGAGTGACAGCGAGTACAAAGAGAAAGCCCTCAAATTAGCCAATTGCTTGTTCAATATTAAAGCCATCATCAAACACTTTACGCCGAAGATTGAAAGTTGGCTCGCAAGTCAGAGTTTATCAACTCCTAATGAAGATCAG ATTTTGGAGGTTGTCCGGAAGAATTATGAGGGTTTGATGTTGAAGTTGCAAGATTCGTTGGATAAATTCGAAAGGTATGGCGAACGTCCATTGCACAGTGCATTTTTGCAAGCTGCGTTAACTCAAACGGTGCGGGATACCCGAACGCATGTCGATTATGCTGGTGCCGATATAAAGGGACTGTCATTGCTGCACGAGGGAGTGGTATCGTCGTAA
- the LOC143916886 gene encoding armadillo-like helical domain-containing protein 3 isoform X1, translating into MRTRNLVPLIIETEAANAQASPPPADRESMATRKRSGSGSKRQLKEKVVQIYESFFRGEDLTSNNPTFWDELFLLKPKVIQLEAEIQKLNPDQLSNLKDNINLLFSKCVDTLNQEHQLRIVYSLQTLSALASAVYRKMNLESGSDIINTLIGLNAAEVVMQQFLNSCNDFLSGDAPDSLKTHVLKLLLVIVTGKEEVNDNPLLEYFMITSLFEALFKLLSTTAERQVHGHDAVLLLTILVNYKKDDAANPYIVKLSILDDELALNGYGQVITSALGGFCSRYGRERAGNEGNTGSGGGGWLSSLTSMVGGMFLSGDDVNTGKTHQIRANNAVLLALYEAAHLNRNFMTTLAHTQSDRPSAPPSPVNTLSHNQTPPNAADQTEIDIAQPTNLLVTFFQYCSIVMQDTKTEPSINNCKLCFLILTCISEDQYANSIMHDCNLTFKVQLHRLPMRHRKVTPDKEAPSQTLAATLIDLLVEFVMSHMMKRLPMELYLHCIGVVHRLLCYQKRCRVRLDYQWKELWSSMISLLKFVVNNESNLSKKMDIFFLCLQIINIFNIFITYGDTFLPTPASYDQLYYELIRMHQVFDNLYSMALRYSTSDSEYKEKALKLANCLFNIKAIIKHFTPKIESWLASQSLSTPNEDQILEVVRKNYEGLMLKLQDSLDKFERYGERPLHSAFLQAALTQTVRDTRTHVDYAGADIKGLSLLHEGVVSS; encoded by the exons AAGTATGGCAACTAGAAAAAGAAGCGGATCCGGCTCTAAAAGACAACTAAAAGAAAAAGTAGTTCAAATATATGAATCTTTTTTCCGCGGTGAAGATCTGACGTCTAACAATCCGACCTTTTGGGACGAGCTATTTTTACTGAAACCCAAAGTCATACAACTAGAAGCCGAAATACAAAAGTTGAATCCGGATCAGTTGTCGAATTTGAAAGACAATATAAATCTGCTATTTTCAAAATGCGTCGACACACTCAATCAAGAACATCAGCTCAG GATTGTTTACTCGCTTCAAACGCTGAGTGCTCTCGCCAGTGCCGTTTACCGAAAAATGAATTTGGAATCTGGATCGGATATTATTAATACTTTGATAGGATTAAATGCAGCCGAAGTAGTTATGCAACAATTTCTCAATTCTTGCAATGACTTTTTATCCG GTGACGCTCCGGATAGCTTAAAAACGCATGTGTTAAAACTTTTACTGGTCATTGTCACTGGAAAAGAAGAAGTCAACGATAATCCACTTTTAGAATATTTTATGATTACTTCTTTATTCGAAGCTTTATTTAAGTTATTATCGACTACAGCTGAGAGACAGGTTCATG GTCATGATGCTGTTTTGCTTTTGACAATATTAGTCAACTACAAAAAAGACGATGCGGCGAATCCTTACATtgtaaaattatcaattttagaTGACGAATTGGCTTTAAATGG GTACGGTCAAGTGATAACTTCAGCTCTCGGAGGCTTTTGCTCTCGATACGGCCGAGAAAGAGCCGGAAATGAAGGAAATACTGGAAGTGGAGGTGGAGGTTGGCTCAGTTCACTCACGTCCATGGTTGGCGGGATGTTTTTAAGCGGCGACGATGTGAACACTGGCAAGACACATCAAATTAG AGCAAACAATGCTGTATTGTTGGCTTTATATGAAGCGGCACATCTCAACAGAAACTTCATGACTACTTTAGCGCATACGCAAAGCGATCGACCCAGTGCTCCTCCGTCACCAGTCAACACCTTATCACACAATcag ACGCCTCCAAATGCAGCAGATCAAACAGAAATTGACATTGCTCAGCCGACTAATCTCCTCGTCACATTCTTCCAGTATTG TTCAATTGTGATGCAAGATACGAAAACCGAACCCAgcataaataattgtaaattgtgttttttaatattgactTGCATTTCCGAAGACCAATATGCAAATTCAATTATGCACGACTGTAATCTTACTTTTaag gtaCAATTGCATAGATTGCCGATGAGGCACCGAAAAGTCACACCAGATAAAGAAGCTCCATCGCAGACATTAGCAGCCACGTTAATCG atcTTCTTGTGGAGTTTGTGATGTCGCACATGATGAAGCGTTTGCCGATGGAGCTTTATTTGCATTGCATCGGTGTCGTTCATAGGTTACTTTGCTACCAGAAGAGGTGCCGAGTAAGATTAGACTACCAATGGAAAGAGTTGTGGTCGTCTATGATATCACTTTTGAAGTTTGTAGTGAATAACGAATCGAATCTGTCTAAAAAGATGGACATATTTTTCTTGTGCttacaaataattaatatttttaatatatttataacttaCGGCGATACATTTTTACCGACGCCGGCCAGCTACGATCAGCTCTATTATGAATTGATACGGATGCATCAAGTGTtcgataatttatattcaatgg cttTGCGATATTCTACGAGTGACAGCGAGTACAAAGAGAAAGCCCTCAAATTAGCCAATTGCTTGTTCAATATTAAAGCCATCATCAAACACTTTACGCCGAAGATTGAAAGTTGGCTCGCAAGTCAGAGTTTATCAACTCCTAATGAAGATCAG ATTTTGGAGGTTGTCCGGAAGAATTATGAGGGTTTGATGTTGAAGTTGCAAGATTCGTTGGATAAATTCGAAAGGTATGGCGAACGTCCATTGCACAGTGCATTTTTGCAAGCTGCGTTAACTCAAACGGTGCGGGATACCCGAACGCATGTCGATTATGCTGGTGCCGATATAAAGGGACTGTCATTGCTGCACGAGGGAGTGGTATCGTCGTAA